Proteins encoded together in one Cicer arietinum cultivar CDC Frontier isolate Library 1 chromosome 4, Cicar.CDCFrontier_v2.0, whole genome shotgun sequence window:
- the LOC101491451 gene encoding calcium uptake protein, mitochondrial isoform X1 — MSFFSTLRRSISPLTQHFPIQRFQIPHSSCRSSPSILNYRKGFFAAIVAGTSLGFLLYTDFDSNLFQSSISSFVDLSTPNSSDNQKRRRFSPSSFFTKFSLPETSGTFSFRDTYRRKVFFNYEKRIRLRSPPEKVFEYFASHRTPEGEVLMVPEDLMRAVVPVFPPSESHLVRGGYFRGERSPGHLRCSPSDFFMLFDVNGDGHISFKEYIFFVTLLSIPESSFSVAFKMFDVDNNGEITREEFKKVMALMRSHHRQGVQHRDGLRTGLKVNDSVENGGLLEYFFGKDGKGCLQLDKFVQFMRDLHDEVLRLEFDHYDYKSRKSISAKDFALSMVASADISHLGKLLERVDELNNDSRFKDVQITFEDFKNFAELRKKLFPLSLALFSFGKVNGLLTRDDFQRAASHVCGLSLSDNVVEIVFHLFDTNQDGNLSTNEFVRVLHKREKDIVQPVESGMLGFLSCCRNCTENISPSRLFLG, encoded by the exons ATGTCTTTCTTTTCCACTCTCAGAAGATCCATCTCACCCCTCACCCaacattttccaatccaacGGTTCCAGATCCCTCACTCCTCCTGCCGTTCTTCGCCGTCGATACTCAACTATCGGAAAGGTTTTTTTGCCGCCATCGTCGCTGGCACGAGTCTAGGGTTTCTTCTCTACACTGACTTTGACTCAAATCTCTTTCAAAGTTCAATCTCTTCATTCGTTGACTTGTCAACACCGAATTCTTCTGACAACCAAAAACGACGTCGTTTTTCACCTTCATCGTTCTTTACCAAATTCTCCCTTCCAGAAACTTCTGGTACCTTTTCTTTTCGAG ATACGTACAGGAGAAAGGTTTTCTTCAATTATGAGAAGCGCATACGGTTGCGAAGTCCTCCCGAAAAG GTGTTTGAATACTTTGCATCTCATCGTACACCAGAAGGAGAAGTACTCATGGTACCAGAAGATCTAATGAGGGCAGTAGTTCCTGTTTTCCCTCCATCTGAATCTCACCTTGTTAGAGGTGGATATTTTAGAGGAGAAAGAAGCCCTGGCCATTTACGCTGCTCTCCTTCAGATTTTTTTATGCTCTTTGATGTAAACGGTGATGGACATATATCTTTTAAAGA GTATATCTTTTTTGTAACACTACTCAGCATCCCAGAATCAAGCTTTTCTGTGGCATTTAAAATGTTTGACGTGGACAATAATGG GGAAATAACTCGGGAAGAATTCAAGAAAGTGATGGCATTGATGCGATCTCATCATCGACAAGGTGTTCAACACAGGGATGGACTGCGAACTGGTCTAAAAGTGAACGATTCTGTGGAAAATGGAGGGCTGTTGGAATACTTTTTTGGTAAAGACGGAAAGGGTTGCCTCCAACTTGATAAATTCGTACAATTTATGAGAGACTTGCATGATGAA gTTTTGAGGCTGGAGTTTGATCATTATGACTACAAATCTCGAAAATCAATTTCAGCCAAGGACTTTGCACTTTCCATGGTTGCTTCTGCCGACATTAGTCATCTAGGCAAGTTGCTTGAACGGGTTGATGAATTAAACAATGATTCACGCTTTAAGGATGTACAAATCACATTTGAGGACTTCAAAAACTTTGCGGAGCTACGGAAGAAGTTATTTCCATTATCATTAGCCCTTTTCAGTTTTGGAAAAGTAAATGGCCTGTTGACTAGAGATGATTTTCAGCGAGCAGCATCACAT GTGTGCGGCTTATCTCTCTCTGACAATGTGGTTGAGattgtttttcatttgtttgatACAAATCAAGACGGAAACCTAAGTACAAATGAGTTTGTTAGAGTGCTACACAAGCGAGAAAAAGACATTGTACAACCTGTGGAGTCAGGGATGTTGGGTTTTTTGTCTTGCTGCCGGAACTGTACAGAAAACATCTCACCTTCTCGGTTGTTTTTGGGATAG
- the LOC101491143 gene encoding uncharacterized protein translates to MVTKVRKPSHAGSWYTNNPKELSEELEGWLNSCGLTKSSDVRGVIAPHAGYSYSGRAAAYAFGNIDPSNITRIFLLGPSHHYYTTKCALSTATVYKTPIGDLPIDLEVNEQLKATGKFDMMDIRVDEAEHSMEMHLPYLAKVFEGHPVKIVPILVGAISAESEAMYGEILAQFVDDPTNFFSISSDFCHWGSRFNYMHYDKKHGPIYKSIEALDKMGMDIIETGDPDSFKKYLLEYENTICGRHPISVFLHMLRNCSIKIKIKFIRYEQSSQCHSSKDSSVSYASAAAKVDESSSN, encoded by the exons ATGGTTACCAAAGTCAGAAAACCTTCCCACGCTGGTTCTTGGTACACCAACAATC cTAAGGAGCTTTCAGAAGAACTGGAAGGGTGGTTGAATTCGTGTGGTTTGACAAAGTCTTCTGATGTACGGGGTGTAATAGCACC ACATGCAGGTTATTCCTATTCAGGACGAGCTGCAGCATATGCATTTGGAAACATCGATCCGTCTAACAT CACGCGTATTTTCCTACTTGGTCCTTCTCACCACTATTACACTACAAAATGTGCTCTTTCAACTGCAACAGTCTACAAGACACCCATTGGAGACCTGCCTATTGATTTGGAAG TAAACGAGCAGCTTAAAGCTACGGGAAAATTTGACATGATGGATATTCGAGTTGATGAAGCTGAACATAGCATGGAAATGCACTTACCATATCTTGCTAAAGTATTTGAAGG GCACCCGGTGAAAATTGTACCCATTTTAGTTGGTGCCATTAGTGCCGAGAGTGAAGCTATGTATGGAGAGATTCTTGCTCAATTTGTGGATGATCCCACTAATTTCTTCTCTATTTCTTCAGATTTTTGTCACTGGGGATCTCG ATTCAATTACATGCACTATGACAAAAAACACGGGCCTATTTATAAATCCATTGAGGCGTTGGACAAGATGGGGATGGATATCATAGAAACTGGAGACCCTGATTCATTCAAAAAGTATCTGTTAGAATATGAAAATACAATCTGTGGGCGCcatccaattagtgtttttctcCAT ATGCTGAGGAACTGttcaataaagataaaaatcaaatttattcgCTACGAGCAGTCCAGTCAGTGCCATAGTTCAAAGGACAGTAGTGTTAGTTATGCATCTGCAGCAGCAAAGGTTGATGAATCAAGCTCTAATTGA
- the LOC101491451 gene encoding calcium uptake protein, mitochondrial isoform X3 — protein MSFFSTLRRSISPLTQHFPIQRFQIPHSSCRSSPSILNYRKGFFAAIVAGTSLGFLLYTDFDSNLFQSSISSFVDLSTPNSSDNQKRRRFSPSSFFTKFSLPETSGTFSFRDTYRRKVFFNYEKRIRLRSPPEKVFEYFASHRTPEGEVLMVPEDLMRAVVPVFPPSESHLVRGGYFRGERSPGHLRCSPSDFFMLFDVNGDGHISFKEYIFFVTLLSIPESSFSVAFKMFDVDNNGEITREEFKKVMALMRSHHRQGVQHRDGLRTGLKVNDSVENGGLLEYFFGKDGKGCLQLDKFVQFMRDLHDEVLRLEFDHYDYKSRKSISAKDFALSMVASADISHLGKLLERVDELNNDSRFKDVQITFEDFKNFAELRKKLFPLSLALFSFGKVNGLLTRDDFQRAASHV, from the exons ATGTCTTTCTTTTCCACTCTCAGAAGATCCATCTCACCCCTCACCCaacattttccaatccaacGGTTCCAGATCCCTCACTCCTCCTGCCGTTCTTCGCCGTCGATACTCAACTATCGGAAAGGTTTTTTTGCCGCCATCGTCGCTGGCACGAGTCTAGGGTTTCTTCTCTACACTGACTTTGACTCAAATCTCTTTCAAAGTTCAATCTCTTCATTCGTTGACTTGTCAACACCGAATTCTTCTGACAACCAAAAACGACGTCGTTTTTCACCTTCATCGTTCTTTACCAAATTCTCCCTTCCAGAAACTTCTGGTACCTTTTCTTTTCGAG ATACGTACAGGAGAAAGGTTTTCTTCAATTATGAGAAGCGCATACGGTTGCGAAGTCCTCCCGAAAAG GTGTTTGAATACTTTGCATCTCATCGTACACCAGAAGGAGAAGTACTCATGGTACCAGAAGATCTAATGAGGGCAGTAGTTCCTGTTTTCCCTCCATCTGAATCTCACCTTGTTAGAGGTGGATATTTTAGAGGAGAAAGAAGCCCTGGCCATTTACGCTGCTCTCCTTCAGATTTTTTTATGCTCTTTGATGTAAACGGTGATGGACATATATCTTTTAAAGA GTATATCTTTTTTGTAACACTACTCAGCATCCCAGAATCAAGCTTTTCTGTGGCATTTAAAATGTTTGACGTGGACAATAATGG GGAAATAACTCGGGAAGAATTCAAGAAAGTGATGGCATTGATGCGATCTCATCATCGACAAGGTGTTCAACACAGGGATGGACTGCGAACTGGTCTAAAAGTGAACGATTCTGTGGAAAATGGAGGGCTGTTGGAATACTTTTTTGGTAAAGACGGAAAGGGTTGCCTCCAACTTGATAAATTCGTACAATTTATGAGAGACTTGCATGATGAA gTTTTGAGGCTGGAGTTTGATCATTATGACTACAAATCTCGAAAATCAATTTCAGCCAAGGACTTTGCACTTTCCATGGTTGCTTCTGCCGACATTAGTCATCTAGGCAAGTTGCTTGAACGGGTTGATGAATTAAACAATGATTCACGCTTTAAGGATGTACAAATCACATTTGAGGACTTCAAAAACTTTGCGGAGCTACGGAAGAAGTTATTTCCATTATCATTAGCCCTTTTCAGTTTTGGAAAAGTAAATGGCCTGTTGACTAGAGATGATTTTCAGCGAGCAGCATCACATGTATGA
- the LOC101499892 gene encoding protein PHOX1 → MGKPAGKKRDHESPKSTTPTNKKGYERSSSSKALDDDTAMFINMSQELKEEGNKLFFQKKDHEGAMLKYEKALKLLPKNHIDVAHLHTNMAMCYMQLGLGEFPRAINECNLALQVSPRYSKALLKRAKCYESLNRLDLAMRDVRVVLNAAVTRTVKLIYGEDIRWAQLPVNCSMKMVRDVIRERFPGLKGVLVKYKDREGDLVTITTTSELRLAEGCHVLGSIRLYITQVDLDQEPCYDEKTSSGNAGENGIADGDRGVVANRMITVEDWLVQFARLFKNHVGFDSDSYLDIHEVGMKLYSEAMEDAVTNDGAQELFDIAADKFQEMAALALFNWGNVHLSKARRRVSIPEDGPREASFEHIKVAYEWAKKEYKESELRYEESVKIKPDFYEGLLALGFQQFEEAKLCWGYLIANNKKFEVGPFEEVLQLYNKAEDSMEKGMLMWEEIEEQRLNGLSKLDKYNAQLEKMGLHGLFRDVSSDEADEKASKMRIQIYLLWGTLLYERSVVEFKLGLPTWEECLEVAVEKFELAGASTTDIGVMIKNHCSNETAMEGFKIDEIVQAWNEMYDGWQFNVPTFRLEPLFRRRVPRLHETLEQF, encoded by the exons ATGGGGAAACCAGCAGGGAAAAAGAGGGATCATGAATCACCAAAATCAACGACCCCGACCAACAAAAAGGGTTACGAGCGTTCTTCATCATCAAAAGCCTTAGATGACGACACAGCAATGTTCATCAACATGTCACAAGAGCTCAAAGAAGAAGGTAATAAACTTTTCTTCCAAAAAAAAGACCATGAAGGCGCTATGTTAAAGTACGAAAAAGCCCTCAAACTCCTCCCCAAAAACCACATCGATGTTGCACACCTTCACACAAACATGGCCATGTGTTATATGCAATTGGGCCTTGGCGAGTTCCCTCGCGCAATTAACGAGTGCAATCTTGCTTTGCAAGTTTCGCCTCGGTATAGCAAGGCTCTTTTGAAGAGAGCAAAGTGTTATGAATCCTTGAATCGGTTGGATTTGGCTATGAGAGATGTTAGGGTTGTTTTGAATGCCG CGGTTACTAGGACTGTGAAGTTGATATATGGAGAGGATATAAGGTGGGCGCAATTGCCTGTGAATTGTAGTATGAAGATGGTGAGGGATGTCATAAGGGAAAGGTTTCCCGGGTTAAAAGGTGTTCTTGTTAAGTATAAGGACAGGGAAGGTGATTTGGTTACTATTACTACTACTTCTGAATTGAGGCTAGCTGAGGGTTGTCATGTGCTTGGCTCGATTCGGTTATATATTACGCAGGTGGATTTGGATCAGGAGCCGTGTTATGATGAAAAGACGAGTAGTGGTAATGCTGGTGAGAATGGGATTGCAGATGGAGACAGGGGTGTTGTGGCTAATAGGATGATTACTGTTGAAGATTGGCTTGTTCAGTTTGCGAGGCTGTTTAAGAACCATGTTGGGTTTGATTCTGATTCATATTTGGATATTCATGAGGTTGGGATGAAGCTGTATTCGGAGGCGATGGAGGATGCAGTGACAAATGATGGTGCTCAAGAGCTGTTTGATATTGCTGCAGATAAGTTTCAAGAGATGGCTGCTTTGGCTTTGTTTAATTGGGGGAATGTTCACTTGTCAAAGGCGAGGAGGCGAGTGTCTATTCCAGAAGACGGGCCGAGAGAAGCGTCTTTTGAGCATATTAAGGTTGCATATGAGTGGGCTAAGAAGGAGTACAAGGAATCAGAATTGAGATATGAAGAATCTGTGAAAATAAAACCGGACTTTTATGAGGGACTCCTTGCTCTTGGGTTTCAGCAATTTGAGGAAGCAAAGCTGTGCTGGGGTTATTTAATTGCAAACAATAAGAAATTTGAAGTTGGTCCTTTCGAAGAGGTTCTACAGCTCTATAACAAGGCAGAGGACAGCATGGAGAAAGGGATGTTGATGTGGGAGGAGATTGAAGAGCAGCGTTTGAATGGACTATCTAAATTGGATAAATATAATGCACAGTTAGAGAAAATGGGTTTGCATGGTCTTTTCAGGGACGTTTCTTCTGATGAAGCCGATGAAAAGGCTTCAAAGATGAGGATACAGATATATCTTTTATGGGGTACCTTATTGTATGAGCGTTCTGTTGTGGAATTTAAGCTAGGACTACCGACATGGGAGGAATGTTTGGAGGTTGCAGTTGAAAAGTTTGAACTGGCTGGAGCTTCTACTACCGACATTGGTGTCATGATAAAGAACCATTGTTCTAATGAAACTGCAATGGAAG GGTTCAAAATTGATGAGATAGTGCAAGCATGGAATGAGATGTATGATGGGTGGCAGTTTAATGTTCCAACTTTCCGACTCGAACCATTGTTTCGTCGGCGTGTTCCAAGACTCCATGAAACCCTGGAGCAATTTTAG
- the LOC101491451 gene encoding calcium uptake protein, mitochondrial isoform X2, whose protein sequence is MSFFSTLRRSISPLTQHFPIQRFQIPHSSCRSSPSILNYRKGFFAAIVAGTSLGFLLYTDFDSNLFQSSISSFVDLSTPNSSDNQKRRRFSPSSFFTKFSLPETSDTYRRKVFFNYEKRIRLRSPPEKVFEYFASHRTPEGEVLMVPEDLMRAVVPVFPPSESHLVRGGYFRGERSPGHLRCSPSDFFMLFDVNGDGHISFKEYIFFVTLLSIPESSFSVAFKMFDVDNNGEITREEFKKVMALMRSHHRQGVQHRDGLRTGLKVNDSVENGGLLEYFFGKDGKGCLQLDKFVQFMRDLHDEVLRLEFDHYDYKSRKSISAKDFALSMVASADISHLGKLLERVDELNNDSRFKDVQITFEDFKNFAELRKKLFPLSLALFSFGKVNGLLTRDDFQRAASHVCGLSLSDNVVEIVFHLFDTNQDGNLSTNEFVRVLHKREKDIVQPVESGMLGFLSCCRNCTENISPSRLFLG, encoded by the exons ATGTCTTTCTTTTCCACTCTCAGAAGATCCATCTCACCCCTCACCCaacattttccaatccaacGGTTCCAGATCCCTCACTCCTCCTGCCGTTCTTCGCCGTCGATACTCAACTATCGGAAAGGTTTTTTTGCCGCCATCGTCGCTGGCACGAGTCTAGGGTTTCTTCTCTACACTGACTTTGACTCAAATCTCTTTCAAAGTTCAATCTCTTCATTCGTTGACTTGTCAACACCGAATTCTTCTGACAACCAAAAACGACGTCGTTTTTCACCTTCATCGTTCTTTACCAAATTCTCCCTTCCAGAAACTTCTG ATACGTACAGGAGAAAGGTTTTCTTCAATTATGAGAAGCGCATACGGTTGCGAAGTCCTCCCGAAAAG GTGTTTGAATACTTTGCATCTCATCGTACACCAGAAGGAGAAGTACTCATGGTACCAGAAGATCTAATGAGGGCAGTAGTTCCTGTTTTCCCTCCATCTGAATCTCACCTTGTTAGAGGTGGATATTTTAGAGGAGAAAGAAGCCCTGGCCATTTACGCTGCTCTCCTTCAGATTTTTTTATGCTCTTTGATGTAAACGGTGATGGACATATATCTTTTAAAGA GTATATCTTTTTTGTAACACTACTCAGCATCCCAGAATCAAGCTTTTCTGTGGCATTTAAAATGTTTGACGTGGACAATAATGG GGAAATAACTCGGGAAGAATTCAAGAAAGTGATGGCATTGATGCGATCTCATCATCGACAAGGTGTTCAACACAGGGATGGACTGCGAACTGGTCTAAAAGTGAACGATTCTGTGGAAAATGGAGGGCTGTTGGAATACTTTTTTGGTAAAGACGGAAAGGGTTGCCTCCAACTTGATAAATTCGTACAATTTATGAGAGACTTGCATGATGAA gTTTTGAGGCTGGAGTTTGATCATTATGACTACAAATCTCGAAAATCAATTTCAGCCAAGGACTTTGCACTTTCCATGGTTGCTTCTGCCGACATTAGTCATCTAGGCAAGTTGCTTGAACGGGTTGATGAATTAAACAATGATTCACGCTTTAAGGATGTACAAATCACATTTGAGGACTTCAAAAACTTTGCGGAGCTACGGAAGAAGTTATTTCCATTATCATTAGCCCTTTTCAGTTTTGGAAAAGTAAATGGCCTGTTGACTAGAGATGATTTTCAGCGAGCAGCATCACAT GTGTGCGGCTTATCTCTCTCTGACAATGTGGTTGAGattgtttttcatttgtttgatACAAATCAAGACGGAAACCTAAGTACAAATGAGTTTGTTAGAGTGCTACACAAGCGAGAAAAAGACATTGTACAACCTGTGGAGTCAGGGATGTTGGGTTTTTTGTCTTGCTGCCGGAACTGTACAGAAAACATCTCACCTTCTCGGTTGTTTTTGGGATAG